From the genome of Capsicum annuum cultivar UCD-10X-F1 chromosome 4, UCD10Xv1.1, whole genome shotgun sequence:
TTCATTGAAAATCTAGACAAATATAGCAGAAGCATGCAAGAGAACAATTACATGTCTAACGACTTACGATTCTGCTAACCTAGAATGTGTTGTTGCACCTTGAGAATTTACTTTTCAGGCTGATTATTAGAGGCAACCAGTATTCTTAATTTAGAATTATCCCATTTCATATGCTTATTCGATTTAgagataagaaatgaatctttggcctaactcaaccccaGAAGCTAGCTCATGGGGgtggattgcccaagaccataatGGAGACAAAATGACCGTATGAAACAATGATAACAACCGGGTTTTGGGCCTAACTAGACCTCAAAAATTGGCTCATGAGGAGAGAATTGTTCAAGACCATAAGAAGATCAAATGACCCTATCCCCACCAATGTGGGATACTCTAACATAGCCAAATTCGTATCATCaatacaattttattttgtttctgtTAGATGTTAATATTCATGAAGAAGAGCCAAGGCCAGTATCATAAGATACATAGTTTAcaatatcatccaaaaactacgcaaaaaaaggaggaaaatcaaaacaaacaaattgaataAGTTTATTTGACCTTTCGAGTGAAAAAAGTTACAACAACATGTGCCACATAATAGGTATAATAGCAAAAAAAATAATGTCAGACAGTGCACAAAACAATAGATCTTGTTCTGCGAAGGTTTAGGCTAAATCACCGCCACTTTGTTGCCACAAATTGATGATATCGGTGGCCTGATTAAGAAGAATAACCGTCTGTTTCTCGGATATCCAGGCTTTACTCTCCAGCATGACTTTAAGCTCCTCCCAAGCATCTTTTCTAGGCCAAAAATAATAGGGGCTCAACGGAATCGTACCATGACCAGGAATTACCTGGTCCAGTGAAATTCCGATGTTCTTCTCCATCCAAATAAACTTCAGCACTAGCCTAGGTTTCTCCAGTGGCTTAACCACCACTCCGAGCTTCTGTACATCCGGCATATTATGAGAGtcaaacatcaaaatgaaaatgatgcaaatataacaaaataaatataaccaAACACCATAATAACGATATTGCAGAtgtaactaaataaataaagcatTCTCTCTAAACCGCTTAAAACTTTTAAATGAGACATTGACCAAACATTGTATTAAAGCAGATTGAACAAACTTTTAAATAAGACATCCACTCAGCATAACATTAAAGCAGACAAGGCGCTGGTTTGAACCACCAGCCATTAACTTGGTCCAAGAAAAAGAATCAGA
Proteins encoded in this window:
- the LOC124898121 gene encoding 30S ribosomal protein 3, chloroplastic-like (The sequence of the model RefSeq protein was modified relative to this genomic sequence to represent the inferred CDS: added 262 bases not found in genome assembly), coding for MTVLKMTLSVSTQSTVNYVGPIASQKQFVSPKIVSFTKGQSLSRPINVSVLEPRRNLGVFAASTAAAVSFTDETSTHDSVSSTSLQKEKLGVVVKPLEKPRLVLKFIWMEKNIGISLDQVIPGHGTIPLSPYYFWPRKDAWEELKVMLESKAWISEKQTVILLNQATDIINLWQQSGGDLA